One window of Branchiostoma lanceolatum isolate klBraLanc5 chromosome 6, klBraLanc5.hap2, whole genome shotgun sequence genomic DNA carries:
- the LOC136436311 gene encoding GTP-binding protein 8-like isoform X1, with protein sequence MSHFSSFTRRGVIQLRWLGSLLNCLFTNYRDIPTTGIMAQANLSKPKKGQTTQQEKQLHIGKSHRSVLYRKCSSKRCQTAFKLHPTSYYPRLQTFETSSSFLSCSRRFSNTAAVSAKPPTAQKKGFSLNPIDDLQPLIQVPILPQIERVVDPTEEEVQRATQLFRPAARRHKIEFVLSAPNPDYAPENNTPEIAIMGRSNVGKSTLLQCLFREVPDLEVKTSKTPGHTKMANFFRVGRAMTLVDMPGYGYRQPADFVHIVEDYLTQRKNLRMAVFMVDGAAGIASWDTVAIEMIEEFKRPYVLVMTKIDKVSRHVLLRNVLAVRQVIKERTKACLPQVFLVSGVTGDGVPLLQYFFAHVTDSLKK encoded by the exons ATGTCACATTTCTCCAGCTTTACTAGAAGAGGAGTAATACAGTTACGATGGCTGGGGTCTCTGTTAAACTGCCTCTTCACAAACTACAGGGACATTCCTACCACTGGGATCATGGCACAGGCAAACCTATCAAAACCGAAGAAAGGACAAACCACACAACAAGAAAAACAGTTACACATAGGAAAGTCACATCGCTCAGTACTGTACAGAAAATGCTCATCAAAAAGATGTCAAACAGCGTTCAAACTGCATCCAACTAGTTACTACCCAAGGTTACAGACTTTCGAAACATCTTCCTCATTTTTATCGTGCTCAAGACGTTTCTCAAATACAGCAGCAGTATCAGCAAAACCCCCAACAGCCCAGAAAAAAGGCTTCTCTCTGAACCCCATAGACGACCTCCAGCCCTTGATTCAGGTCCCAATCTTGCCACAGATAGAGAGAGTTGTGGACCCAACAGAAGAAGAAGTGCAAAGAGCGACTCAGTTATTCAGACCTGCAGCGCGGAGGCACAAGATTGAGTTTGTCCTCTCTGCTCCAAACCCAGATTATGCTCCAGAAAACAATACACCAGAG ATTGCTATCATGGGCCGCAGTAACGTGGGAAAGTCCACCCTTCTGCAGTGTCTGTTCAGAGAGGTTCCTGACCTGGAAGTCAAGACATCAAAGACACCG GGCCACACCAAGATGGCCAACTTCTTCAGGGTGGGGCGTGCCATGACATTAGTGGACATGCCTGGGTATGGGTACAGACAGCCGGCAGACTTTGTCCACATTGTGGAGGATTACCTGACGCAGAGGAAGAA TTTGAGAATGGCAGTCTTCATGGTAGATGGCGCCGCTGGGATTGCATCATGGGATACTGTTGCTATAGAGATGATTGAAGAATTTAAGCGGCCTTATGTG CTGGTAATGACGAAGATAGACAAGGTGTCGCGACACGTTCTCCTCAGGAATGTCCTTGCTGTCAGACAGGTGATCAAGGAGAGGACAAAGGCATGTCTTCCTCAGGTGTTCCTGGTCAG TGGAGTGACAGGAGACGGGGTTCCACTTCTACAGTACTTCTTTGCACACGTCACAGACTCCCTCAAGAAATAA
- the LOC136436311 gene encoding GTP-binding protein 8-like isoform X2 produces the protein MSHFSSFTRRGVIQLRWLGSLLNCLFTNYRDIPTTGIMAQANLSKPKKGQTTQQEKQLHIGKSHRSVLYRKCSSKRCQTAFKLHPTSYYPRLQTFETSSSFLSCSRRFSNTAAVSAKPPTAQKKGFSLNPIDDLQPLIQVPILPQIERVVDPTEEEVQRATQLFRPAARRHKIEFVLSAPNPDYAPENNTPEIAIMGRSNVGKSTLLQCLFREVPDLEVKTSKTPGHTKMANFFRVGRAMTLVDMPGYGYRQPADFVHIVEDYLTQRKNLVLTVLLIDGKLGITRKDWRRISMLEGASLRHALVMTKIDKVSRHVLLRNVLAVRQVIKERTKACLPQVFLVSGVTGDGVPLLQYFFAHVTDSLKK, from the exons ATGTCACATTTCTCCAGCTTTACTAGAAGAGGAGTAATACAGTTACGATGGCTGGGGTCTCTGTTAAACTGCCTCTTCACAAACTACAGGGACATTCCTACCACTGGGATCATGGCACAGGCAAACCTATCAAAACCGAAGAAAGGACAAACCACACAACAAGAAAAACAGTTACACATAGGAAAGTCACATCGCTCAGTACTGTACAGAAAATGCTCATCAAAAAGATGTCAAACAGCGTTCAAACTGCATCCAACTAGTTACTACCCAAGGTTACAGACTTTCGAAACATCTTCCTCATTTTTATCGTGCTCAAGACGTTTCTCAAATACAGCAGCAGTATCAGCAAAACCCCCAACAGCCCAGAAAAAAGGCTTCTCTCTGAACCCCATAGACGACCTCCAGCCCTTGATTCAGGTCCCAATCTTGCCACAGATAGAGAGAGTTGTGGACCCAACAGAAGAAGAAGTGCAAAGAGCGACTCAGTTATTCAGACCTGCAGCGCGGAGGCACAAGATTGAGTTTGTCCTCTCTGCTCCAAACCCAGATTATGCTCCAGAAAACAATACACCAGAG ATTGCTATCATGGGCCGCAGTAACGTGGGAAAGTCCACCCTTCTGCAGTGTCTGTTCAGAGAGGTTCCTGACCTGGAAGTCAAGACATCAAAGACACCG GGCCACACCAAGATGGCCAACTTCTTCAGGGTGGGGCGTGCCATGACATTAGTGGACATGCCTGGGTATGGGTACAGACAGCCGGCAGACTTTGTCCACATTGTGGAGGATTACCTGACGCAGAGGAAGAA CCTAGTATTGACAGTGCTGCTCATAGACGGAAAGTTAGGCATCACGCGCAAAGACTGGCGCAGGATCTCGATGCTGGAGGGGGCAAGTTTACGTCATGCG CTGGTAATGACGAAGATAGACAAGGTGTCGCGACACGTTCTCCTCAGGAATGTCCTTGCTGTCAGACAGGTGATCAAGGAGAGGACAAAGGCATGTCTTCCTCAGGTGTTCCTGGTCAG TGGAGTGACAGGAGACGGGGTTCCACTTCTACAGTACTTCTTTGCACACGTCACAGACTCCCTCAAGAAATAA